The Setaria viridis chromosome 2, Setaria_viridis_v4.0, whole genome shotgun sequence DNA window AATTTACAGCATAACTTGAGTTACTGGGTTGACAACAGATAACACAAAAGTCCAAGCACAAACCAGCTTGTTGGAGAGGTCTGTCCAATGAAATCCATTACTGTCTGTTCACGATCTCCCGGTAGACTAAATCGATAAATTCTTCGCTCTAGCAGAAACAATAAACAACTTCGTATCTTAGATGCAGGAATTAGTGTCAGTACAAGCAAACCAAGTTAAAGAGACAAGATGAATGCTCTACTTGATGTGCAATTATGCAAAGTCTATGGCGCAATGAGGTTCCAAGCACTAGCTTATCACCCATGTATAGTTATTGAAACTGAACCAGACTGACAGTTGTACTGGAAAACCAGCAAACCCAAGACTAGTGGCTCGGTTCCTGTCACAGACCATTCATGCAACCAACCTGCTAAAAACGAATAAACGGTCCAGTTTTAAATCATTTAATGAAACCGTTCAACCAGGCAGCTTCCTTTCAACATGGGTTTGGTTGCCCATGTACCCTACTGTCGGTGGGAGGATGCTGACAGTGGGCTCTTTATCCCTAAGATCTCTTTTGTTTATCTTCTCTTCCCCCAAAAGAAACAATGCAACCGACCCACCAAATCAACAAATATGCGTAGTTAGCATGGTTTGTAGCTTGGCCCAGACACTTTTATAGCAAACTGGATTTCCAGTTTGGCAGGTCAAAGCCTTCAAGCGTCACTTGAGCCACAGTGAGGGCCTACACAATGGCCAAGCAGCAATTGCTGCTAGTCATTATGACCAGTATGCCCTGTCAGGGCCTCAGGGGGGTGGAATAGCAGCACTGGTACATGGTCTTGATTAGATTGGCCAGCGAAGTGTGAAATAGTGCATAAAAGATTTGCTTCCTTCCAGTATGTTCAATAATCTACCTTTCTGGATGATGGAACTTTTACCCATTCTTTTGGCTTATTCATGCTCAAAGGCAAGAAAAAGCATAATACAAGTTGCACCGTGATTAACAAAACTTGGTGTAGAGCTGGTTATTTGTACTTACACCTGTGAATGAATTTATCTGGTAGCCTACTAATGAACGCACCAACTAGTCCTTAATCAGTGTGATAAGTACTGGCCAaataataatttttatttaaCCGCAGGTTCAACCAGTGAACCATCGAACAGAAGTAACTGCTTCAATTGCCAGTCCGGTCTTAGTAACTATTACACATATATGTCTATACCACAGAAAAGGCTACGTAACAAATTAGACTAGAAGAATGCATTCAAAttcaacaagaaaataaaattaaacaGAACACCATACCTCCACAAGTCTCAGTAATGCATCTCTGACTTTGTCTCTGGACAATGCTGGGCTGTAGACTGGAGCTGATGCAAGAGATGGCGATGGATTTGGTGGTGGAAACGGTTGGAGCAATGGAGTCCCATATGGTGGAGAAGGTGAAGCTGTAGGTAATGGAAAAGGCTGGAGCAAGGGAGCACTTTGCGGCTGCTGAGAGGTACGAGGATGTTGAGGTGGAGCAGTTGGTACTGCAGAATTACTGTGCACCATTGTTGTCTGTAAAGATGTCAATGGTGAGAAATGTGATGGGTTTACAAGGCTTGCGGACCTCACTATAGGTCCAGTGCCACCATGAACATCAGCAGGTATGCCAGAAACTGATGAGGCCTGTGAAGGAAGCAAATGATGCAAGCCTGGCGATTGCGATGTAATGGTACTAGTAGGTGCGTGTGTAGACAAAGGAATAGCACCAAAAGATTGATTTGGCTGTCCTGCAACACCTACAGAGGAGGTGCTACCAGCGTTCGCAGCTGCCTGTTCCCAGAGATGCACATTAAACACAGAATAAAAGTAGACAAACTTAGGTGGAAAAGCCGCTACAAGTTAATGGAGATGAGGGGGACCAGTTTAATGAGAACAGTTTCCATACACTGAAGAATGCAGATAAGGGATCCTCTTGAACTTGGGTAGTAGATGATATGATATTTGATGTTTGCGGTTCCAGAGGACCTTCAACCAATGCGGGTGCTGCTTCCAGCTCTTCAAATTCACTGAAACAGGATATTCAACAGTAAATACCACCACAGTTTTTCAGGGGAAACAAAAGCTTTAGGTTATAAGATGCCATGGCTCGACACCACGGCAATACTGCTGAAAATATTAGGAGAATGTAACATCAAAGAGTACTAAGTGCAGTGTTAAATTAACAGGAAAAGGTAGGAACAAGTCATGTTAAAACAGCACCATTATAACTTGCATCCTctcacatactccctccattctcttttgataggccTATTTCACCTTGGCACAATGACCAAGGAGAATGACCTTGCTTATCATCTAATTAATCATGTTATTATGTACTCCTTGTTATCATATACGTGCACCTCAGCATCGATGTTATCATATACATGCACCAATCATTTTTCTAGATGAGTTATTCTGCATGGGAATCGAACAGTCATCCGTGTCAGACCCGAGATGGCAACTCAAATaggactatcaaaagagaatggagggagtaatatactAATCGAAGTGTATAATTATTTCTCATGCGATGCtgtccaaacaagaaaataaaatgcCATCCAGAAACATAACACTATGCATGTCTTGATTAACTTTCAGTTTTTCACTGTATCTATTTGATGAATTCAGCATTCCATTGTCGAGAATAAAAACAATAAGCACTTGTTTGCTAGTACAAGTTCTGGAGAGGTCCAACACCAAATCAAAGCAACCTATTCTGTGCCGTGTCCAACTGA harbors:
- the LOC117845557 gene encoding mRNA-decapping enzyme-like protein translates to MAHGGGRAKVTPNLQVDGEGTRTLNLTVLQRLDPSVEDILITAAHVTLYDFDTDVNQWSRKDVEGSLFVVKRNAQPRFQFIVMNRRNTDNLVEDLLGDFEYQLQVPYIMYRNAAQEVIGIWFYNSQECHEVANLFSRILNAFSKVPPKPKIPSAQSEFEELEAAPALVEGPLEPQTSNIISSTTQVQEDPLSAFFSAAANAGSTSSVGVAGQPNQSFGAIPLSTHAPTSTITSQSPGLHHLLPSQASSVSGIPADVHGGTGPIVRSASLVNPSHFSPLTSLQTTMVHSNSAVPTAPPQHPRTSQQPQSAPLLQPFPLPTASPSPPYGTPLLQPFPPPNPSPSLASAPVYSPALSRDKVRDALLRLVESEEFIDLVYREIVNRQ